The following coding sequences lie in one Bacteroidota bacterium genomic window:
- a CDS encoding AAA family ATPase: protein MEALYKDSHRRLSRTSMKFMRYLLDEIDWSNRLISITGARGVGKTTLIYQHIKRDLDKDHKVLYVSLENPYFYNHTIVDLAEDFHNSGGRYLFLDEVHKYKNWSREVKFVYDSFPDLNIVITASSILDIYKSEADLSRRAVSYRLEELSLREYIELKSGVKLPSYSLKQILKNHQSIAEEILGKIKPIYEFDNYNKYGCYPYFKEGLGSYWEKIIHTIHLIVEVDLIGIKGFDYSLIPKLKKFQYMVSTSLPFTPNITKISERLGVSRPTLINAIRYLKEAELLISLHKESRGIGVLTKPDKIFVRNSNLMYAYVGNGNKIDVGAMRETFFANQVGIRHRLTVAPKADFVVDDKYTFEVGGRNKDKSQIKGIKNSFLVKDDIEVGYGNVIPLWLFGFMY from the coding sequence ATGGAAGCTTTATACAAAGATTCGCACAGGAGATTATCACGAACTTCGATGAAGTTCATGAGATATCTATTGGATGAAATAGACTGGAGTAACAGGTTAATATCTATCACCGGAGCCCGTGGAGTTGGGAAAACAACACTAATATATCAGCACATAAAAAGAGATTTGGATAAAGATCATAAAGTCTTATATGTGTCTTTGGAGAACCCATATTTTTATAATCATACTATTGTTGATTTAGCAGAAGATTTTCATAATAGTGGAGGCAGGTATTTATTTTTGGATGAAGTACATAAATACAAAAACTGGTCGCGTGAGGTTAAATTTGTATATGACAGTTTTCCTGATCTAAATATAGTTATTACGGCTTCATCTATTCTTGATATATATAAGTCCGAGGCAGATTTAAGCAGAAGGGCTGTTAGTTATAGATTGGAGGAGTTGTCATTACGCGAGTATATAGAGTTAAAATCAGGTGTAAAATTACCTTCTTATTCTTTGAAGCAGATACTTAAGAATCATCAGAGTATAGCAGAGGAGATTTTGGGTAAAATAAAACCTATTTATGAGTTCGATAATTACAATAAATATGGGTGTTACCCTTATTTTAAGGAGGGACTTGGCTCATACTGGGAAAAGATAATCCATACAATTCACCTGATTGTTGAAGTAGATCTGATTGGGATCAAGGGTTTTGATTATTCTCTTATTCCGAAATTAAAGAAGTTTCAGTATATGGTTTCTACCAGTCTTCCTTTCACACCAAATATCACCAAGATAAGTGAGAGACTGGGAGTATCAAGACCTACTTTGATAAATGCTATCAGGTATCTGAAAGAGGCCGAATTACTTATTTCCTTACATAAAGAGTCACGTGGGATTGGTGTATTGACTAAGCCTGATAAGATTTTTGTGAGAAACTCTAATTTAATGTACGCTTATGTTGGTAATGGCAATAAGATAGATGTTGGTGCCATGAGAGAAACATTCTTTGCAAATCAGGTAGGGATCAGGCATCGGCTTACTGTTGCTCCGAAGGCCGATTTTGTTGTTGACGATAAGTATACTTTTGAAGTTGGAGGCAGGAATAAAGATAAATCACAAATAAAGGGTATTAAAAACTCCTTTTTGGTCAAGGACGATATAGAAGTGGGCTACGGAAATGTTATTCCCTTGTGGTTGTTTGGGTTTATGTATTAA